The Manduca sexta isolate Smith_Timp_Sample1 chromosome 24, JHU_Msex_v1.0, whole genome shotgun sequence nucleotide sequence TAGACAGACGACACCGAGTggtgaatgtaaaaaaaactccaCTAAGGAGCTCATTAAATATGAAGAAATCTTCactgaataaaatattcgaGTGCCTTCCACAAAGGGAAACTGAAActaattttcttctttatttactGTTAAAGTGTACTGTTGCTGCTTAATGCTACAACTAGAAGCGTTCAGACTCAGTTTTAATTAGTACAATGTACGTACTTATCGTTTGTTGGAGCTTAAATAAGTGTTCGTACAATATGAGCCACTTGTAACAACTTAAGGGTTCTTTGTTTACATTCGCTTTGTTAGGGCTCCGCAAAAACTGTTATTACAGCAAATTTTCCTTAAACAATACAAtgattgtattgttttttaaataagcgCCATGCTAGTTTTATTTGtggcattaaaaataatattttttacaatgtcTTATAAATATCATGTTTGTCTATCGAAAAACcgttaacaataattatttctgaAAAGAATAGTAATTGGTTGGAAGCTTggacaagcctgggatccagttctacgtttaattaaatcggaacccaaaagaccggctgccagacttcaagacactgtgaactcattctgcgtagatcggaccaataactgctaaaatttaaaaagttgtatatttgtaaaatgtaggtagatattgtaactttgactttgcggatgaacatcACTTCAGTCCCTCCacgaccacgaaggctgcagttttcgaaaagTCGGgagtaaactaaaatattatatccgcggtaaaatccgaaaaatagtttaattttaatgtctaacattcgcgtaaacataagaaatcattaagaataataatCCTTTATCATACTACATGCTTCGTAAAAGGGATTCCTTAATTACCCCATATTTAAGATGTACCCACATTAATCAGAGTTTAGTAAATTTAATCCCATTCACATCCTCACAATCCGTTGACTTCCTGGTATGCAGTGAACCGAGGTACCGATTTCCATCAAATTAAACATCGTCTTGCCGAACTATTTATAAAGATTCCACTGTGGGGTGGAAGCCATTCAAGATGTGAAATTTGACGTGTGACGCTCCGTAGCTCAAATAAAACGATCGGCATTGTGAGTTCGAGAGGTGTACTCATAACCATCTTTGTATTTCTTTGTGATGTCTTCATAGAGATCTATAtagaaatgtttataatacattttttattacgtttttattaCGTTCCTAAACTTAGCGCGTTCAATCAAACAAacttagctttataatattagtataaatgtcGTATGTCTAAATGCATTCTTTAACTTTTCATGATTAATATTACTTTGAGCAATACTAATTACTTGGATAATATCTATCGTTGATAGTTCTCTCGTATGCAAGTCTCTTAGTAaatactaccgcaatgtctatttctaccactcAGCCGCGATGTGTATGCAATGTTATATTcctaaaggacattgtagccagccaTAGGCATTAACAGATTTACCATCTTATGTTTCAGAGTGACTAGCGTAGTGAGGTGTCACGAAGTATTTAGTAATTCAAAGATCTGTATCGTGCTAGATTGCCCTTAGAAcaaagtgacctaactcaaaatgtatatatattctGACTTTGTTAAAAACTACCTTCCAAAGCATGCTCTATAACACTACGACGAGAAAAAGACAACATTATTGAACAGGAACAGATTCTCACTTTTGCCGCGACCGTCCAATTCACTGCCTTTtctattgttttcaaatcttgTTTGTTTCCGACTAATCGTCTTTTTTGGGTTAGGTCACCTAAGTTTATCGAGCAGCATACTCACATCGTCCATAACTGcgataaaaaaatgctaaatatTTCGGGGCTGTAAGAAAATCTGATATCTATTATCGtacttatgaaaataattaatattctcaagcaccttcatttaaataaaatacaatattatcaacTCTAACCATATATCCGATCTATctgacataataaaagtaatatccCATTGCGTGTGaataataatacaaagaaaGGGCTCAACAAACGACGCACGTGACAAATTTCCAGAATATGATGACCCCTTCACCTCTTATATTCAGTTCCTATTGTCAATAAACGGATAGCTCTACATACACTGGATGTATAAAGTATGAACGCATTTATATAGATTCTAAACACATTCCccgaatgaaaaaaataagacTTTTACGTCTTCCTTCGTTTAAAGACGAATGCGTTTTTGGATTCTCAATTTGAACGAACATTTGGCGCGCTCGGTTCTCTCGTAATGAtgtaatattttcgtttaaatCCCATATCATGAGAATGTTTGCGTATGCTGTAAAAGTATTTGAAGCAATATTGAAAGATGCCAGTGAATAATATTCTTCGTTTATTAGTAAATCATACtttaatgattgttttattgttttcttacatttttagTGCCATATCTATGTAATAACCTGGAtgttctttaataataaaggtTGTCGTCTCTCTCACAGAGCAGATGTTAACTCAGAAACCTAGGAAATTCTAATCAAAACCTCTTCTCTCTTCGTGATACTTTACCATTCTTTtcatgatatatttttctttacattaaaCAACACTAACTATATGGTTCTATAGTTCAATAATTTCTAGATTGTATACTAATGTAATCCAAAAACCAatcaattttaacaatataaatcccCGTGCGAAACAACGAGCCGCTAATATGCCCCTAACAAATAACTAAAGTGAATCTCAAAGCTCCAGAAAGCCGTATCGCGTATTAGCATGGAGTGGATGACATACTCCCATCGGATTAATCCATATTACTCATGCATCAAAGGACTCGAAACGGCATTGTTGAGGGCCTTCTGTGATTTGCGAACAATCGCAAATTATAAGCTAGCGCTACGTTTGAGAACTACTTGACCTATttctgtcaatattaaattacaatgtcGAGGGACGGCTTTATGTAATGGGGATTACGGATGGTTAAATAGAATATTGGTAATAAATCGGCTTATTTTACTAATGTATGCTAATGGTTGAGCAAAAATACGTATTGATCTCAGTTCGCTAAAGTTGGCGacaaatttttcattatttttattagattttgtatTAGCCCCTTAAGCAAGGCTGTACTCGCTTTAATAGGTCAGCTCGACGAATGGTCGTGTGTCACCCCTAATTTGACATCCAATTTCTAAGTAGAAGTCTCACAGAAAACGGGCGAAAAGATGCAGCtatgctattattttttgtatggtGACCATATAAATCATTACGCAATCTCCCTTATCCTGTTTGAAAATGAACAAAAATGTcagtatcaaataaaaaaataagcgaTATTAAATaacgacgatagcctagttgggtgtggaacggactgccaagacgaatgtccgcaggttcaaatcccaagggcacacacctctgacttttctaaaatcatgtgtgcactctttgtgaatttatcgttcgctttaacggtgaaggaaaacatcttgaggaaacctgcacatctgagaagttctatataggaatttccaaagtgtgtgaagtctaccaatccgcactaggccagcgtgtgggactaaggccttatccttctctgtagtagatgaggcccgtgctcagcagtgggcaaaagtatataaataaaaaataatataacccgTAAATATAGTCAATATCATGCAAACGCACACTTATAAAGTAAGCAGAAGTCTACGGAAAGTAGTCATTACGTAGTAATATGATTGACACACAAACTCTAGTTTCTGATCTTTGATTTGTAATCAAAGATGTCATTAGTCTTGTAATTTAAACCTTCAATCAACTTAGCAATTGTCTCCTTGCACTCGAAGTGATCAGACGCGTTTTCTAAAATGGTAAAAACAGTAGACTGTTTAAAACAAGAATTATTGTTCGAAATggattatgttaataatataggtCAGAAAATATTTGCTTATCCTTTCATAGGGCGATCGAAAACTGCTTTCTTCTTTTATCGTACAACTTACTTCTTAGTCGTTCTAACAGCCATCCAGTTGTTCGCCACGCTTTGCCTGACTAAGTTCAAAGATTGGTTTGAAATCATCAACATAGCTCCGAACTTCGGCGTCTGTCTTATGATCGTGATAAAATACTCCAAAATATATTCTCACAGGAGCGTGTACGACAAAATTTTGAGACATTTTCGCTACGATCTATGGGATGTTGTCTCTGATTCGAAAGACCATCGAGCGATTCTACAGCAATATACGAAAACAACGAGGTTAATCGTcagatttcaatattattacacTCTGATACTAATTGTGATCGTTGATTTATTTCCTCGTATTATTATGTTGTACGAAGCGGAGTTTCTTGGTAATGAAGACCAGTATTTATATCCTTTCGATGCGTGGTATCCATTTGATAAGGTCAAATGGTATTATCCTGCATACATCTGGGAAAGTTTCATGACAGCCGTGGTTATTTTCGTATATGTTTTCGCGAACATGATACACATTTCTTATACAAGACATATTTGCATGGAATTGAAAATACTTGGTAATAGTATGGAAAATTTAATAACTGCTGAAGATATAGTCACAATAACGAAGAACAAGGACGTTGACAAATTACATGAGAATATAAAATCGAAGTTAAAAGTGATTATAAAACGACACCAGTATTTGGCCGAGTaagttattattaagttttttttattgctttgaatgacgagacgagcttgctgttcgcctgatggtaagcgatacgaccgcctataaacagtagaaacaccatccaacacctggaattacaaagtattgtttgctattctactgcgctcgccatcctaagatatgagatgttaagtcttattatctccagtaattacacttgctacaatgttctttaaaccagAACATAACAGTCACTATACACACTACTTGGTAGTAGAAATAGatgttgcggtggtacctacccaggcggactctcacatatgaaagacataccaccagtaaagtgtAAAAATTGTCAGCAATGTTCACTATGTAATTAGAAGATTACAAAacttatcgttttttttttcatttaaggATAACTTCAGAATTGGATGACCTATTAGGAGACGCAATGCTTTTGACATACATTTTTGGATCCGTCTTCATTTGCCTTACGGCTTTTACTGCTACGGTAAGAGATAtgcgaaattatttaaaaacaagttttaaGTACTACTTACctgttacttaaaaatataccttatttacattttaatcagTTTTCGAAATTTCTAGGTTGTTGGGGATATTTACATGACCGTACGTTATGTATCATTCTTTTTATCCCTTCTCGTAGAAGTTTTTGTCCAATGCATTATAGGACAAATTTTAATTGACCATGTAAGTGATAGTTGTTTTAATGACTTCAACTCTGAAATAATTTTTAGGATTGCTGTAATGACTTTCTTGAAAAATGTTgtttaatctataaaataatgtacctaTACCGAttaaagtatacattttatGGCAATATCGTTTTAGTTTCTTCTGACCTTGCGAAATTTTGGCTTGATCAGGTTTGCCAGAACAAAGACTTTGAGATCGATGACAGtcgttgtttaataaaataaaataactcttttgtaatatcattaaatattaatttaccctGATTTAAATGCTTGCCAAGTACAGACGAAAAATTCCGAATTATTCGGATTCCCGAATTACCGCTCATTCGAATGTATTTGTTACACGTAGTTCAAAACATAACATGTCTATTTATGTTCGTGCACGAATTATTCGTCAAGTTATTTGGCGAATTATTccacaataatttaatagtggaataatataataaaaaaattaattaattccacAGAGTGAAAAATTCGAAAGAGCAATTTATTCTGCCGACTGGCCTCATTCCGAACTAAAGACCAAAAAAAtgctgttaatattattaaccagAGCCCAAAAGCCCTTTGTATATTCCGCTAATGGTTACTTGGTGATGAATTTGGACACTTTCTGTGgcgtaagtattttttttaatttattgtaatgataAATTGGAAGATCTAGATTCTGGACCATACAATAAAGAGAGCTGAAGCAAAAAAGCAAGGTGCTTTTTTGCTTCGAACTTCATTTCCAATAACCGTGGTTTTTCCTCACCGGCATTAtactgttaatttttattacaaattatagtaCTGTTGggattaaaatattcttatgagggtatttgtgaccttttgctataaaaacactaaacgccttattacaaaacgaagacTAACTATAGAACCGAGTTTATTACCaggtttaaactatggactaagaaaaatggtattacaaaactGAGTTTATCGCTAGTCCGAGGACTATCTGTGGTACTAAAGTTAAACCGCCGTGACCCCTAGTTTAACTCCAGTACTAACCTCGAAACATCAAATTTGAAAGTTGATAATTGTGTTTagagaaacaaatataaactaaatagaaaaaatggaaataaatttgattgatttaatggatttagaagatttaaaaatgttaggaaCAAATCTGCGGTTCAATAGACCCCGTAGTTTTCGTTAGTGAGTTGTTTAGTCttacaaatataggtacattttacataagtcatggtaactaaatattcattacaaaaacagcaaaatttactcacttatttgttatttttttcattcttttcatcttaacatattggtactcgtcttggttgatttattatctaatatgtaaaCCGACTCGGAAAAAAGTTAACGTAGTATTTTTTGGATTAAGAAGGAAATTTGtactaattgaataacattttaatttattacactgcTCATAACCAAGAGGATTGCTTTTAACTAACCTTTTCTTCAAAAGTCCAATATTCGcctcgtttgttttgatttattgctccatttttaattggtataactaaaatatacgtaacgtacgtgattccacaacaaaaacattacACTTGTGATGCTGTTGCCGTGCCTAAATTGTTTTCAAAGAACAACGTTTCTTTATGTTACTTGAAGTGCTATTgatcaaaatcataaataaaccgaaatgtaaacattttgataatgttcaaatatgcgcgccgcacacttcattccattgtacgctagcttaacaagtcaacagtgaattaaaaacaaaaccaagccattttaaattattcagctttaagatatattaaaatagcaaaatagtatatatttagcatcatcatcattatctaaatcacattttattaaacattttgcccttcgttttatacatacttgtgttaaaaggaacggtgcgtcaaacgcggagtgaatgaatcaatggattacggtaattttttgcttatacTCTGTGGATACTAATTAAATCAGGGACTATCTTCGGTACTAGATAATCCTCGGttggtcttggatttgtaataagaatgaatttaAGTCCGAATACTAACTTTAATACCGTAACAAACCTAGACTTTTTAGTCTTGGTTTAAACCCAGTATTAacctatatttttgtaataaggcggtaAGCGTTTGACATACCGAGGTAGCTGGTAATTGTCAGTCGTACCGGGCATTTTGATGGtttgatatttgtaaaattatatttgtagtcagggataattctttttatttaaatcaaaatcattttagttCCTTACTATACCATTTTGTTTCAGATATGCAGCTTGTCCTATCAATTCTTCAATCTACTGCGCACAGCTTACAATTAATAACTGTATcggataatttattgataaatacaatatgtagttggcactataaaataaatactaagcaCAAATGGGCAAGCTCGGAGAATCGGAATTACTATCTTATTGAAAATCCCATCAATTCCCAACCTCTCCTGTATTTAAATGACAATTAAACGCTCATTTTTATGACCAAATCATCTAAGTTCCTAGGGAATGGCACGTAgcattagaaatatttatagagGCACTGATGAACACTTAAAATTATACTCGTGTATTGTACTCTTAGATTAGCAAATATAAGAACACTTGTAGTACACACATCGGTGTCGCCATCTGCACTTACTTGAAGGAAACCTccttttttttaccatttaaaaaagcatgGAATATGTTTGTATGAATAGAGAAATTATGGTAAAAATGTGCACATGACGGCGAAAACGAGGAAATCTGGACGGAAAATGGTTGCGATATATTGAAAACGCCGCTTCTGAAGTCGTAAAACCAAGATGTGTACCTTCATATCACGTCGATACAGCCTTATGAAGGGAATAATGTTCAATTTGGCGTGCTTATTGGAAACAGTTTGCTTTTGCCAATAATAGACtgcgtatttaaaaatattctttgcttctttttttaattttacagacatggtcattttgacattgcgttgataaatgaaaccatatattaGTCTTTAGCTCTGCTAACATTATACCATAAATTTACCATAAATAACGAATTATTTCTCCGAaaaattccatttttatttttatattttttaattacttttgtaatacagtacgaatatggcgtgtgcgtgaatatatttctgactgaaagtgtgatactgtcgctgcgacaaattctttttcaagaagataattatgtggttttatttagtaacgcaatgtcaaaatgaccttgtatattgTTTAATGCTTGAAACTGATTAAAGATATAAATTGTACTTACTTGTTCCCAGGATTATAAACGTGTAATggatcttttaaataattttcccttcaatatcaataattgtattttttagataCTGTCAAcatggaaatattatatttgtagaacaaatttaaaaaggcCCAACTGGAGTTCGTGTCGTTTCGCGTAAATCGAACAAAATAATGTGTAATGTAATTTACGTTTTTATACGTTAAGTAGTCAATAAATAACgcaataaactattattttcgtCGTGACCTATTAACTTTAtaacatagaaaataaatatttgctttcaataaaattaagttatcaAAATCACGATCATagctaataaatttaataaaataacttaatcatcacgaattttatttattacttttttatgtgttttccTCCTTTAAATACCCGATCCGTTCCTTCCATCATCAGTCCTGTGGTTCTAGCAAACATGGGGACACGACACCTAGGAATATTAGCAATACTACTAATATTGCCTTTAGGGCTTCTGTGCTCGAGCAGTGAGTAtttctcatattttttatacttcgttccattattttattagattgaatttattgatttgaaattttgtttctaattgtGCCACGGATGACTAGCTCTAATTTTGACTTTAATTTTGTACGATTTTAGAGATAATGTTCTTGTCGCTTCCGTGGGTTGTAATGTTCATTTTTTTAACAACGAAAACTTGATTTTTTTGGACTATATATGTATGAATAGTCTCACCACAAAGTAACCTCAAAGTATTTTAAGTAAGTACCAACATAGAGATTGTATACCTCGAAATAAAAACTGAGGTCATAATTTACTAACTAGGCATTTACACTTTTACTAAAAGTAATATCGAAAGTACAAATTCTTTAATAATGAGTTGGATACATGGGaaaagattaaatatattaaaggaGAAGGACTACTAATTTATACCTAAAATCAGTGTtattaaaagtgtttttttttacagttggCAGTGTTCCAAATGTAGAAgaaggtaaaaatataataaataatattttattatctccgttaatatggtataaaactatcaaaaaGTCAACAATACTACGACAATACCACATAAATAACACGGGCTTAGGATTTGTGACCAATATTATGACAAATGGGCcatcatataattataattatgactaGCAATAATCTTATATCTTACTGTCTACCTCTTGTATCcataattatagtataataatatcagccctgtattatgtacttgcccactgctctactactgagggagaTAATTATAGAGCACTTTATAAAATTAGTGTAAGAACATAATatacaacatttaattatt carries:
- the LOC115443892 gene encoding odorant receptor 4 isoform X2, encoding MVKTVDCLKQELLFEMDYVNNIGQKIFAYPFIGRSKTAFFFYRTTYFLVVLTAIQLFATLCLTKFKDWFEIINIAPNFGVCLMIVIKYSKIYSHRSVYDKILRHFRYDLWDVVSDSKDHRAILQQYTKTTRLIVRFQYYYTLILIVIVDLFPRIIMLYEAEFLGNEDQYLYPFDAWYPFDKVKWYYPAYIWESFMTAVVIFVYVFANMIHISYTRHICMELKILGNSMENLITAEDIVTITKNKDVDKLHENIKSKLKVIIKRHQYLAEITSELDDLLGDAMLLTYIFGSVFICLTAFTATVVGDIYMTVRYVSFFLSLLVEVFVQCIIGQILIDHVSDSCFNDFNSEIIFRIAVMTFLKNVV
- the LOC115443892 gene encoding odorant receptor 4 isoform X1, with the protein product MVKTVDCLKQELLFEMDYVNNIGQKIFAYPFIGRSKTAFFFYRTTYFLVVLTAIQLFATLCLTKFKDWFEIINIAPNFGVCLMIVIKYSKIYSHRSVYDKILRHFRYDLWDVVSDSKDHRAILQQYTKTTRLIVRFQYYYTLILIVIVDLFPRIIMLYEAEFLGNEDQYLYPFDAWYPFDKVKWYYPAYIWESFMTAVVIFVYVFANMIHISYTRHICMELKILGNSMENLITAEDIVTITKNKDVDKLHENIKSKLKVIIKRHQYLAEITSELDDLLGDAMLLTYIFGSVFICLTAFTATVVGDIYMTVRYVSFFLSLLVEVFVQCIIGQILIDHSEKFERAIYSADWPHSELKTKKMLLILLTRAQKPFVYSANGYLVMNLDTFCGICSLSYQFFNLLRTAYN